The genomic interval CAGGCCCTCGACGTACCGCAGCACCACGGCAGCCCGCTGCCGGGGTGGCAGCGTGGCCAGCAACGCGAGCATGGTCCGGTCGTCGTCGTCCGGCGCGTCGGCCGGCAGTTCGGGCAGTTCGGCCCGCACCTGCTCACGCCGCCGGAACAGGCTGCGGTGCTCGTCGGTGGCCGCGTTGACGACACACCGGCGCGCGTACGCCTCCGCCGTCTCCGGCCGCACGCGCGGCCAGGCCAGGTAGAGGTTGGTCAGCGCGGTCTGCACCACGTCCTCGGCCTTGGCGGTGTCGCCGGAGACCAGCAACGCCGCCGTGCGGACCAGGGCGGCGCGGCGTGCCGTCACGAAGTCGGTGAACTCGCGTTCCCGATCGGGATACAGCTTCATGGCTCTTCTACGGACCGACCCCCGCGCCGGGTTGCACGCGGGGGCCGAATTCTCGAAGAGCCGGTTACAGGGGCAGCCACTCCATGCTCGTGGTGATCTCGGCCAGGACCTCGGGGATCGGCTCGACACCGAGGCCGGGGCCGGTGGGCACGGGCAGGTGGCCGTCGGAAAGCACGAACGGCGACGTGACGTCCGTACGGAAATAGCGGTCCGACCCGGACGTGTCGCCGGGCAGGGTGAAACCGGGCAGGGCGGCCAAAGCCACGTTGGCCGCCCTGCCCAGGCCTGTTTCGAGCATGCCGCCGCACCACACCGGGACGCCGTTGGCGACGCACACGTCGTGGATGCGGCGGGCCTCGAGGTAACCGCCGACGCGGCCCGGTTTGATGTTGACGATGCTGCACGCGCCCAGCCGGATGGCGTCGGCGGCGGCGCGGGCCGAGACGATCGACTCGTCCAGGCAGATCGGGGTCCTGACCCGGCGGGAGAGCTCGACGTGGCCGAGCACGTCCTCCTCGTCGAGCGGCTGCTCGATCAGCAGCAGCCCGAACGGGTCGAGCGCGGCCAGCAGCGGCGCCTGCCCGACCGTGTACGCCGTGTTCGCGTCGACCTGCAGCAGCACGTCGTCACCGAAGCGCTCCCGGACCGCGCGGACCGGCTCGGCGTCCCAGCCCGGCTCGATCTTCAGCTTGATCCGGACGTACCCCTGGGCCAGGTACCCGTCGACGGCGTCGAGCAGCTGCGGGATCGAGTCCATGATGCCGACCGACACCCCGCACGGCACCCGGTCGCGGGTGGCGCCCAGCTCCCGGGCGAACGAGCGGCCCTCGGCGCGCAGCTCGGCGTCGAGCACCGCGGTCTCCAGGGCGGCCTTGGCCATCCGGTGGCCCTTGAACCTGTGCAGGGCGGGGGCGACGGCGGTGGCCGCGGCGACCGGGTGAGCGGCGAGCGCGGGCACCAGGTAGCGGCGCAGCACGTCGGCCGCCGCCTCCACGTACTCGCTGGAGTAGAGCGGATCGCTCATCGCGACGCACTCGCCCCAGCCCTCGGCCTCGTCGGTGACCGCGCGCAGCAGCAGCACGTCCCGTTCGGTCTCGGTGCCGAACGACGTGCGGAACGGCGCCACCAGCGGCATCCTGATGCGCCGCAGCTCGATCCCGGCCAGTTTCATGCGTCCGCCCTCTCCACCACATACCAGCCGGCCCGGTCGAACCCGGTCACCCGCGCCCCGCCGTCGATCAAAGACCCGAGCACTTCCCGTACGGCGACACGCCAGCGACGAGCGCAAGCAGGATCGGCGCGCCGCAGCGACTCGACGTCCGGCGGCACCGCGACCAGCACGGTACGACCGTCGGCCGGGCGCAGCACGGGTTCACCTTCGGGCGTACGGTCCAAAGCGATCGCCGCCCCGGACAGGCCGGGTTTCGAAACCGGCCCGCCGAGCACTGACAGGTCCCAGCGCAGCAGCAGCCGGTCGGTGTCGTCGGCGCCGTTGATGCCGTCGGTCATCGGGCCGTAGAAGTGCGGCAGGTACTGCACCGGCGTGCCGCCCAGCTTGACCATGTTGAAGTACGCGTTCCGGCTGACCAGCGGGTCGAAGGTCCAGCTGATCGTCCGTACCCCCCGCTCCAGCGCCCACGCCCGCTGATGCAGCTTGATCGCGTAGCCGACGCTGCGGCCACGGGCGGCCCGGCTCACGCCGGCGATGTGGCTGTGCATCTCGCGACGCTCGGGCGCGCCGAAGAACGCGACGCAGGCGCCGACCAGTCCCGTGCCGTCGAAGGCCCCGGCCACATAGCTGCCCGCCTTGCTCATGGCCCGCAGCAGGTCGCGGGTGACCGGCGGATCGGCCGGGTCGGACTGCCAGATGCTGTCGAACAGCCGGCACACGTCGTGCAGCTCGGCCAGCTCGGTGAGCGCCCGGATCGTGACCCCGGCCGACCGGGCGGCCGCACCGGCTGCCGTGGCCGGGGTGAGCAGGTCACTCATGGGCGAGCCACCTCCCGGACCAGCGCCGAGACCAGCGCCGCACGCCGCGGCATCTCGGCGGCGACAACGTGTTCGCCGGCGGCGTGCGCGCCCCCGCCGACCGCGCCCAGCCCGTCCAGCGTCGGCGTGCCCGCACCGGCGGTGAAGTTGCCGTCCGAGGCGCCGCCGACCGCGGCCCTCGTCAGCGGCGGCAGGCCCAGCTGGGCGGCGACCTTTTCCGCCAGCGCGTAGAGCGCCTCGGAGGCCGTGGCTTCCAGCGGGGGACGGTTGGGGCCGCCCTCGACGGTGAGGCCGGCGCCCGGCAGCACCGGGGTCAGCCTGCTCAGGGCGGCGTCGACACGCAACTGCTCGGCGGTGGTGCGGCACCGGACGTCGACGGCGAACTCGCCCGCCGCCGGGACGGTGTTGGTGGTCGTCCCGGCGGTCATCCGGGTCGGCACAACCGTGGTGCCGAGCGCCGGGTCGCCCAGGGCCCGCACGGCGAGCACCTGATGAGCCAGCTCGACGGTGGAGTTGACACCCGCCTCCGGTTCGAGCCCGGCGTGCGACGCGCGGCCGGACACCCGTACGCGGTAAAGGGAAACGCCTTTGCGTTCGGTCTTGAGCGCTCCCCCGTCGGCCGAGGCCTCCAGCACCAGGGCGGCCGCGCCGCCGACGGCCTCCTTCTCGATCAGCTCGCGCGAGGTCGGCGAACCCAGCTCCTCGTCACCGGTGATCAGCACGGTCACGCCGGACCGGTCGGGCAGCGCCGCGAGGGCGTGGAAGGCCTGCACGACGCCCGCCTTCATGTCGAAGCAGCCGGGCCCGCGTACGGTTCCGCCCGTCACCTCGTACGGGGTGTGCGAGAGCGTGCCGATCGGCCACACCGTGTCATGGTGGCCCAGCAGCAGCACCCGGGCCGGGCCGTCGCCGAAACGCCACCGCAGATGGGTACGCCCGTCCAGCACGATCCGCTCCGGCTCCGCGCCCAGCCGACGCCGCCCGACCCGCGCCACCACCTCGGCGCTGCGGGCCACGGCGGCCCGGTCGTCCGAGGGCGACTCGCAGGTCACCAGCTCCCGCAGGTCGGCCAGCATCTCCGCCAGCTCCATCTCAGGCCACCTTCGGGGTCGCCCGCACACCCAGGTGCAGGTAGCGCTCGCCGGTGGGCAGCCGATAGAAGTAGACCGGGAACCAGGCGTCGGACTCCGGCATGCGTACGAGGAAAAGGTCTTCCCGCACGCCCACCAGCGGGAGCTGGTGCACCGGCTCGGGGCTGAGCTCGGCGAGCGGACCGGTCTGCGTCATGCGCAGCAACGGGCCCTCGAGGACTTCGAGGCGCATGCTGGCCCGCTCGTAGGTGCCCAGGTGCTCGGTGATGTCGACGTCGGCGGGCGGCGACGGCGGGGTCAGCGGCTGCGGCATCGCCACCCCGGCCACCTCGGCGAAGATCTCGGTGAACAACTCCTGGTAGAGGTCGCGGGCGCCCTCGCCGTTGGTCAGCAGCGTGACGGCCAGGCCCTGCTCGGGCAGCAGCCGCAGGAAAGCCGACTGCCCGATGGTGTTGCCGTCGTGGCCGATCAGCCGGTGCCCGTCCCAGTCGAAGCGGATCCAGCCCAGCCCCCACGAGTCGCCCAGCGTGAACTTCTCGGGCAGCTCCACCTGGTGCCCGGCCATGGCGGCGGCGCTTGCCGCGCTGAGCACGTCACCGCCACCGTCCAGGTGCATCCGCGCGAACGCCAGCAGGTCGGCCGCGGTCGAGTTGATGAGCCCGGCCGGGCCGAGCGCCCGCGGCAGCATCCACACCGGGGCGACCTGCGGGCCGGGCACGTGACCGGCGGCCGCCCGGTGCAGCAGCGCCTCCTCGGGCAGGGTGCCGGTGCGGCGCAGACCCAGCGGGCCGATGATCCGCTCCCGCACGGCCGCGTCCCAGGTTCCGCCGGTCAGCTTCTCGATGACGCGGCCGGCCAGCGAGAACCCGGAATTGCAGTACGACCAGGTCGCGCCGAGCGGGTGGTTCTGGGCCACGTCCCGCAGGCCGCCGACGTACTTCTCCAGGCAGTCGTCGCCGCGGCCGGTGTCGGTGAAGACATCCCCGTCGATGCCGCTGGTGTGCGTGAGCAGGTGCCGCATGGTCACCTTGGCCGCCACGCCCGCTTCGGCCAGCGTCAGCTCGGGCAGCACCTCGGCGATCGGCGCGTCCAGTTCCAGTTTGCCCTCGTCGACCAGCTGCATGACCAGCGTGGCGGTCCACACCTTGCTGATCGAGCCGATCTGGAACACCGACTCGGCGGTGGTCTCGACCCCGGTGTCGGCGTTGAGGACACCGTACGCGGCCTCGACCAGCTCGTCGCCGCTCGTTCCGCCGCTTTCTCCGCTGCGCGCTATGCCCAGCACCGCGCCCGGCAGCCCGTGCCGCTCGGCCAGCACGTCGAGCCGCCGCTGCCAGTGCGCGGCGTCCAGCGGCTTGCGACCCGTGCCGGTGTGCCGGCGCACCCACTCCGCGGTCCGCCGGTTGAAGTCGATCCGCTGCGACGGCGGGCCCTCGACGATCAGCAGGTGCGAGCCCTCCGGATAGAGCACCAACTCCGT from Paractinoplanes brasiliensis carries:
- a CDS encoding SigE family RNA polymerase sigma factor encodes the protein MKLYPDREREFTDFVTARRAALVRTAALLVSGDTAKAEDVVQTALTNLYLAWPRVRPETAEAYARRCVVNAATDEHRSLFRRREQVRAELPELPADAPDDDDRTMLALLATLPPRQRAAVVLRYVEGLSVAEAADALRCSEGNVKSQSARGLQRLRELFPAPLTL
- the menC gene encoding o-succinylbenzoate synthase; translation: MKLAGIELRRIRMPLVAPFRTSFGTETERDVLLLRAVTDEAEGWGECVAMSDPLYSSEYVEAAADVLRRYLVPALAAHPVAAATAVAPALHRFKGHRMAKAALETAVLDAELRAEGRSFARELGATRDRVPCGVSVGIMDSIPQLLDAVDGYLAQGYVRIKLKIEPGWDAEPVRAVRERFGDDVLLQVDANTAYTVGQAPLLAALDPFGLLLIEQPLDEEDVLGHVELSRRVRTPICLDESIVSARAAADAIRLGACSIVNIKPGRVGGYLEARRIHDVCVANGVPVWCGGMLETGLGRAANVALAALPGFTLPGDTSGSDRYFRTDVTSPFVLSDGHLPVPTGPGLGVEPIPEVLAEITTSMEWLPL
- a CDS encoding GNAT family N-acetyltransferase gives rise to the protein MSDLLTPATAAGAAARSAGVTIRALTELAELHDVCRLFDSIWQSDPADPPVTRDLLRAMSKAGSYVAGAFDGTGLVGACVAFFGAPERREMHSHIAGVSRAARGRSVGYAIKLHQRAWALERGVRTISWTFDPLVSRNAYFNMVKLGGTPVQYLPHFYGPMTDGINGADDTDRLLLRWDLSVLGGPVSKPGLSGAAIALDRTPEGEPVLRPADGRTVLVAVPPDVESLRRADPACARRWRVAVREVLGSLIDGGARVTGFDRAGWYVVERADA
- a CDS encoding M20 family metallopeptidase; this encodes MELAEMLADLRELVTCESPSDDRAAVARSAEVVARVGRRRLGAEPERIVLDGRTHLRWRFGDGPARVLLLGHHDTVWPIGTLSHTPYEVTGGTVRGPGCFDMKAGVVQAFHALAALPDRSGVTVLITGDEELGSPTSRELIEKEAVGGAAALVLEASADGGALKTERKGVSLYRVRVSGRASHAGLEPEAGVNSTVELAHQVLAVRALGDPALGTTVVPTRMTAGTTTNTVPAAGEFAVDVRCRTTAEQLRVDAALSRLTPVLPGAGLTVEGGPNRPPLEATASEALYALAEKVAAQLGLPPLTRAAVGGASDGNFTAGAGTPTLDGLGAVGGGAHAAGEHVVAAEMPRRAALVSALVREVARP